A region of Pseudarthrobacter sp. NIBRBAC000502770 DNA encodes the following proteins:
- a CDS encoding ACP S-malonyltransferase — MLAIVCPGQGSQTPGFLAPWLELPSVAGQLASLSDIAGIDLIAHGTTSDEETIKDTAVAQPLIVAAGLVAAASLFDVELNSLPVILAGHSVGEITAAALAGVLTEAEAMTFVRERANSMAAAAAATPTGMSAVVGGDPAEVLAAIEASGASPANVNGAGQTVAAGTFDQLKALAENPPAKARVIPLKVAGAFHTSHMSPAVDALKALAPTLNPVAPKVPLLSNYDGGEVTDGGAAVESLIAQVSRPVRWDLCMETIVKRGVTGLIELAPAGTLAGLAKRGMPGVKTVAVKTPDDLSAALALFAELEGNA; from the coding sequence GTGCTTGCAATAGTCTGCCCTGGACAGGGCTCACAGACCCCGGGTTTTCTTGCCCCCTGGCTGGAACTTCCCTCGGTGGCAGGCCAGCTGGCCTCCCTGAGTGACATCGCAGGCATCGACCTGATAGCCCATGGCACCACCTCCGACGAGGAAACCATCAAGGACACTGCCGTGGCGCAGCCCCTGATCGTTGCTGCCGGGCTTGTCGCCGCGGCCTCCCTCTTCGATGTGGAGCTCAATTCCCTTCCTGTCATCCTTGCCGGCCACTCGGTAGGCGAGATCACCGCAGCAGCCCTGGCCGGCGTGCTGACCGAAGCGGAAGCCATGACGTTCGTGCGGGAGCGTGCCAACAGCATGGCGGCAGCGGCAGCCGCCACCCCCACCGGCATGAGCGCTGTGGTGGGCGGTGACCCCGCCGAGGTCCTGGCCGCCATCGAGGCATCCGGGGCTTCCCCTGCCAACGTCAACGGCGCCGGCCAGACGGTGGCGGCGGGCACCTTCGACCAGTTGAAGGCCCTCGCCGAGAATCCACCCGCCAAGGCCCGGGTTATTCCGCTTAAGGTGGCCGGAGCATTCCACACCAGCCACATGTCGCCCGCTGTTGATGCGCTCAAGGCGCTGGCGCCGACGTTGAACCCGGTGGCCCCCAAGGTGCCGCTGCTGTCGAATTACGACGGCGGCGAAGTCACCGACGGTGGCGCCGCCGTCGAAAGCCTGATCGCCCAGGTGTCCCGCCCCGTCCGCTGGGACCTGTGCATGGAAACCATAGTGAAGCGGGGCGTCACCGGCCTGATCGAACTGGCGCCCGCCGGTACCCTGGCAGGCCTTGCCAAGCGCGGCATGCCCGGCGTCAAGACCGTTGCTGTCAAAACCCCCGATGACCTGTCCGCCGCACTGGCGCTCTTCGCAGAACTGGAGGGCAACGCATGA
- a CDS encoding beta-ketoacyl-ACP synthase III encodes MSVPTLKQAPIQEHTRILGLGAYRPDVIVTNEDVCQWIDSSDEWIRQRTGIVTRHRAPADVSVIDMAEGAAREAMAKAGIEASELGAVIVSTVTHPYATPSAAASLADRIGATPAPAFDISAACAGYCYGIAQADALVRSGTAKYVLVVGAEKLSDVIDNRERTISFLLGDGAGAVVVGPSDTPGIAPSVWGSDGSRWDAIGMTRSLLDVRDLGLAARQSDSTGDLALLEEAQELYPTLRQDGQTVFRWAVWEMAKVAQQALDAAGIQAEDLVAFIPHQANMRIIDEMVKKLKLPETVTVARDIAEAGNTSAASIPLATHRLLQENPGLSGGLALQIGFGAGLVFGAQVIVLP; translated from the coding sequence ATGAGCGTTCCCACGCTGAAACAGGCTCCCATCCAGGAGCACACCCGCATCCTCGGCCTCGGCGCTTACCGGCCGGACGTCATCGTCACCAACGAGGACGTGTGCCAGTGGATCGATTCCTCGGACGAGTGGATCCGCCAGCGCACCGGGATCGTCACCCGCCACCGCGCTCCTGCCGACGTCAGTGTGATCGATATGGCCGAAGGCGCTGCCCGCGAAGCCATGGCCAAGGCAGGCATTGAAGCCTCGGAACTCGGCGCTGTCATTGTCTCCACGGTCACCCACCCGTACGCCACTCCCTCAGCCGCGGCCAGCCTGGCTGACCGCATCGGTGCCACGCCCGCGCCCGCCTTCGATATCTCCGCGGCCTGCGCCGGTTACTGCTACGGCATTGCCCAGGCCGATGCCCTGGTCCGGTCCGGCACCGCTAAGTATGTGCTGGTGGTGGGCGCCGAGAAGCTGTCCGACGTCATCGACAACCGGGAGCGCACCATCTCCTTCCTCCTCGGTGACGGCGCCGGCGCCGTCGTCGTGGGTCCTTCCGACACCCCCGGCATCGCTCCGTCCGTGTGGGGCTCGGACGGCAGCAGGTGGGATGCCATCGGCATGACCCGCTCACTGCTGGACGTCCGCGACCTGGGCCTGGCAGCCCGGCAGTCCGACTCCACGGGCGACCTCGCGCTGCTGGAGGAAGCCCAGGAGCTGTACCCCACCCTCCGCCAGGACGGACAGACGGTGTTCCGATGGGCAGTGTGGGAAATGGCCAAGGTGGCCCAGCAGGCACTCGATGCCGCCGGCATCCAGGCTGAAGACCTGGTTGCCTTTATCCCGCACCAGGCCAACATGCGCATCATCGACGAGATGGTGAAGAAGCTGAAGCTGCCCGAGACCGTTACAGTGGCACGGGACATTGCCGAGGCCGGCAACACGTCGGCTGCCTCCATCCCGCTGGCAACCCACCGGCTCCTTCAGGAGAACCCCGGACTGAGCGGCGGGCTGGCCCTGCAGATCGGTTTCGGAGCCGGACTGGTCTTCGGCGCACAGGTAATTGTCCTTCCCTAG
- a CDS encoding acyl carrier protein, giving the protein MASNEEILAGLAEIVNEETGLAPEAVELDKSFTEDLDIDSISMMTIVVNAEEKFGVRIPDEEVKNLKTVGDAVSFIAGAQA; this is encoded by the coding sequence ATGGCTAGCAACGAAGAGATCCTGGCCGGCTTGGCTGAAATCGTCAACGAAGAAACCGGCCTGGCCCCGGAGGCCGTCGAGCTGGACAAGTCCTTCACCGAGGACCTGGACATCGACTCCATCTCCATGATGACCATCGTGGTCAACGCCGAGGAAAAGTTCGGCGTGCGCATCCCGGACGAAGAGGTCAAGAACCTCAAGACCGTCGGCGACGCCGTCAGCTTCATCGCCGGAGCCCAGGCCTAA
- a CDS encoding beta-ketoacyl synthase, which yields MTRKVVITGLGATTPIGGDVPTMWNNALKGVSGARTLEDDWVAKYELPVHFAARCSTPALDVLSRVEAKRMDPSTQFGVIAAREAWADSGITEFDQDRLAVAFATGIGGVWTLLDAWDTLKEKGPRRVLPMTVPMLMPNGVAAAVSLDLGARAGAHTPVSACASGTEAMHLGLELIRSGKADVVMCGGAEAAIHPMPLAAFASMQALSRRNDDPQGASRPYDTARDGFVMGEGAGALVLEAEEHALARGARIYAELAGTSVTADAYHITAPDPEGLGATRALKAAMFDGRIQAEDVVHVNAHATSTPVGDKPEYTALRAALGTHVDNVAVSATKSQMGHLLGASGAVEAVLTVLAVHERKAPVTINLENQDPEIPLDVVTSARDLPAGSIVALSNSFGFGGHNAVVAIRSV from the coding sequence ATGACGCGCAAAGTAGTCATTACCGGTCTGGGTGCCACCACGCCCATCGGCGGCGATGTACCCACGATGTGGAACAACGCCCTCAAAGGGGTCTCCGGTGCCCGCACCCTTGAGGACGACTGGGTCGCCAAGTACGAGCTCCCCGTCCACTTCGCCGCACGCTGCAGCACCCCTGCGCTGGACGTCCTCAGCCGTGTCGAAGCAAAGCGGATGGACCCGTCCACCCAGTTCGGCGTTATCGCCGCCCGCGAAGCCTGGGCCGATTCGGGCATCACCGAATTCGACCAGGACCGGCTGGCTGTCGCGTTTGCCACCGGCATCGGTGGCGTCTGGACGCTTCTTGATGCCTGGGACACGCTGAAGGAAAAGGGCCCGCGCCGGGTCCTGCCCATGACAGTGCCCATGCTGATGCCCAACGGTGTTGCTGCGGCCGTCAGCCTGGACCTCGGTGCCCGCGCCGGCGCGCACACACCCGTCTCCGCCTGCGCTTCCGGTACGGAAGCCATGCACCTGGGCCTGGAACTCATCCGCTCCGGCAAGGCGGACGTGGTGATGTGCGGTGGGGCAGAAGCAGCCATCCACCCCATGCCGCTGGCGGCCTTCGCGTCCATGCAGGCGCTCTCCCGCCGGAACGATGATCCCCAGGGCGCTTCCCGCCCCTACGACACCGCACGTGACGGCTTCGTCATGGGTGAAGGGGCCGGCGCCCTGGTCCTGGAGGCCGAAGAGCACGCCCTGGCCCGCGGCGCACGCATCTACGCTGAACTGGCCGGCACGTCCGTGACCGCCGACGCCTACCACATCACCGCCCCGGACCCCGAAGGTCTCGGTGCCACCCGTGCACTCAAGGCTGCCATGTTTGACGGCCGCATCCAGGCTGAAGACGTGGTGCACGTCAATGCGCATGCCACCTCCACCCCCGTTGGTGACAAGCCCGAGTACACGGCCCTGCGCGCTGCGCTGGGCACCCACGTGGACAACGTGGCCGTCTCGGCCACCAAGTCGCAGATGGGCCACCTCCTGGGTGCTTCCGGCGCGGTCGAGGCGGTCCTGACCGTGCTGGCCGTCCACGAGCGCAAGGCACCGGTGACCATCAACCTTGAGAACCAGGATCCTGAGATCCCGCTCGACGTTGTCACCTCCGCCCGTGACCTGCCTGCCGGCAGCATCGTGGCGCTGAGCAACTCGTTTGGTTTCGGCGGACACAACGCCGTGGTGGCCATCCGCAGCGTCTAG
- a CDS encoding DUF3145 domain-containing protein, with the protein MSVAMTRGVLFVHSAPTALCPHVEWAVGAVVDKRTDLEWTPQPAAPGMFRAELSWTGNPGTGAKLASCLRGWAHLRYEVTEEPSQGVDGGRWSHTPELGIFHAVTDVHGNIMVSEDRIRYAYESGAGDPAAVYHELSLALGEAWDEELEPFRHAAEGAPVRWLHQVG; encoded by the coding sequence ATGTCTGTTGCAATGACCCGCGGTGTGCTGTTCGTTCACTCGGCCCCTACGGCGCTGTGCCCCCACGTTGAGTGGGCGGTTGGCGCCGTCGTGGACAAGCGGACGGACCTTGAGTGGACCCCGCAGCCTGCCGCCCCCGGCATGTTCCGGGCCGAGTTGTCCTGGACCGGAAACCCCGGCACGGGAGCCAAACTGGCGTCCTGCCTCCGAGGCTGGGCGCACCTTCGCTATGAGGTCACGGAGGAGCCAAGCCAGGGCGTGGACGGCGGCCGATGGTCGCACACCCCGGAGCTGGGGATCTTCCATGCCGTCACGGACGTCCACGGCAACATCATGGTGTCCGAGGACCGGATCCGCTACGCGTACGAATCCGGCGCCGGAGACCCGGCCGCCGTCTACCACGAACTCTCCCTCGCCCTCGGGGAGGCCTGGGACGAGGAACTCGAACCGTTCCGCCACGCTGCCGAGGGCGCCCCGGTGCGCTGGCTCCACCAGGTGGGCTGA
- a CDS encoding tyrosine recombinase XerC: MDAFAGYLSGERAVSEHTKRAYLGDLHSLLAHAASEGVAGLKDLELGTFRRWLGTQSSAGASRATLARRSATARVFTAWALREEVIDVDPALRLKAPKREGSLPGVLQASQLTRILEGLEAQAADGGPLAVRNRAMVELLYATGIRVGELAGLDVDDLDPDRRTLRVVGKGNKERTVPFGVPAAVAVDDWLRRGRPILVKDGSGPALFLGARGGRVDQRQVRALVNTLFEALGDTAASGPHALRHSAATHLLDGGADLRAVQEILGHSSLATTQIYTHVSVDRLRKSYQQAHPRA, from the coding sequence ATGGACGCGTTCGCCGGCTATCTGTCGGGGGAGCGCGCAGTGTCGGAGCACACCAAGCGGGCTTACCTGGGCGACCTGCACAGCCTCCTCGCCCACGCGGCTTCGGAAGGCGTGGCAGGACTGAAGGACCTTGAACTGGGCACTTTCCGCCGCTGGCTTGGGACCCAGAGCTCAGCCGGCGCGTCCCGGGCCACCTTGGCGCGCCGGTCCGCCACGGCCCGGGTGTTCACGGCCTGGGCGCTCAGGGAAGAAGTCATTGACGTCGACCCCGCCCTTCGCCTGAAGGCACCTAAACGGGAAGGATCCCTCCCGGGCGTGCTGCAGGCCTCGCAGCTCACCCGCATCCTGGAGGGACTCGAGGCGCAGGCCGCGGACGGCGGACCGCTTGCCGTGAGGAACCGGGCCATGGTGGAACTCCTCTACGCCACGGGTATCCGGGTGGGGGAACTTGCCGGCCTCGACGTCGACGACCTTGACCCGGACCGCCGGACGCTCCGGGTGGTCGGCAAAGGCAACAAGGAACGCACCGTCCCTTTCGGGGTTCCGGCCGCCGTGGCCGTTGACGACTGGCTCCGCCGGGGGCGCCCGATCCTTGTAAAGGACGGCAGCGGACCCGCCCTTTTCCTCGGGGCGCGCGGTGGACGTGTTGACCAGCGCCAGGTCCGTGCCTTGGTCAACACCCTCTTCGAGGCGCTCGGGGACACTGCCGCTTCCGGGCCCCACGCGCTGCGCCACTCCGCCGCCACGCATCTGCTGGACGGGGGCGCGGATCTTCGGGCGGTGCAGGAGATCCTGGGCCACAGCAGCCTGGCCACCACCCAGATCTATACCCATGTCTCGGTGGACCGCCTTCGGAAGAGCTATCAGCAGGCGCATCCCAGAGCCTGA